The following coding sequences lie in one Alloacidobacterium dinghuense genomic window:
- the metH gene encoding methionine synthase, with the protein MSVLESVSVAAAIGTKPLRLSGSQPFTQQPGVYIMIGERTNVAGSPKFAKLIKEGKYEDAVAIARQQVENGANVIDICMDEGMIDGVAALTRFLLLLASEPEVAKVPFMVDSSKWEVIEAGLKCMQGKGIVNSISLKEGEERFRRNANTVLKYGAAVVVMAFDEQGQAATYEDKTRICERAYHILVDEVRFPPEDIIFDPNILTVATGMEEHNNYALDFINATRWIKANLPHAKVSGGVSNISFSFRGNNKVREAMHSAFLYHAISAGMDMGIVNAGQLEIYEEIEPELKVLVEDVLLNRRPDATERLVEYGEVLKAAGAGAAASEKKAEEWRSCTVEERLSHALVKGIDTYIDIDTEEARAKLGRPLLVIEGPLMAGMSVVGDLFGAGKMFLPQVVKSARVMKKAVAYLTPFMEAEKAAMAEAGQEVRTQGKIVLATVKGDVHDIGKNIVGVVLACNNYEVIDMGVMVPAEKILERAKTEGADIIGLSGLITPSLDEMVHVAREMERQGFKLPLLIGGATTSRAHTAIKIAPHYGEPVVHVLDASRAVPVTTSLLSEENRPAFVEQHRAEYAAVRKAHSAPRQQVVSVQTARTRRTSIEWRAEDIAKPAFTGVRVLDNFSLAKLREFIDWSPFFHTWELKGVYPRILDDEKQGAQARQIFCEANALLDKIIEQNLITARGVYGFFPANAVGDDIELYTDDTRRGMLDQFHFLRQQANREGSEPCRSLADFIAPKETGLHDYVGAFAVTSGIGLGELRDRFKSEHDDYNAIMAEAIADRLAEAFAECLHKRVREEWGYGCRENLSNADLIQEKYRGIRPAPGYPACPDHTEKGTIWRLLDVQANTGIELTESFAMWPGSSVSGLYLAHPESRYFTLGKIDRDQVADYQKRKGMSLAEVERWLGPNLNYDPAE; encoded by the coding sequence ATGAGTGTACTTGAAAGCGTGAGCGTTGCCGCCGCCATTGGGACGAAGCCTCTTCGTCTGTCGGGATCACAACCCTTCACTCAACAGCCTGGCGTTTACATCATGATTGGCGAGCGAACCAACGTAGCCGGTTCGCCAAAGTTTGCCAAGCTCATTAAGGAAGGCAAGTACGAGGACGCGGTCGCCATAGCCCGCCAGCAGGTTGAAAATGGGGCCAACGTTATCGACATCTGCATGGACGAAGGCATGATCGATGGAGTCGCGGCGTTGACACGATTCCTACTGTTGCTGGCGAGCGAGCCTGAAGTTGCCAAGGTGCCCTTCATGGTTGACTCCTCGAAATGGGAGGTGATCGAGGCGGGACTCAAGTGCATGCAGGGCAAAGGCATTGTCAACTCAATCTCCCTGAAGGAAGGCGAGGAGAGATTTCGCCGTAACGCCAATACCGTGCTGAAGTACGGCGCAGCTGTGGTGGTCATGGCCTTCGACGAACAGGGGCAGGCCGCGACTTATGAGGACAAGACTCGCATCTGTGAACGCGCCTACCACATTCTTGTCGATGAGGTGCGCTTTCCCCCTGAGGACATCATCTTCGATCCGAATATTCTGACCGTTGCGACCGGCATGGAGGAGCACAACAACTACGCACTTGATTTCATCAACGCGACGCGATGGATCAAGGCCAACCTGCCGCACGCGAAGGTCAGCGGCGGCGTTTCCAACATCTCGTTCAGTTTCCGCGGGAATAACAAGGTGCGTGAGGCGATGCACTCGGCCTTCCTCTATCATGCCATCTCCGCTGGCATGGATATGGGCATCGTGAATGCCGGACAACTTGAGATTTATGAGGAAATTGAGCCTGAGTTGAAGGTGCTGGTCGAAGACGTGTTGCTCAACCGCCGTCCCGATGCTACTGAGCGCCTCGTTGAATATGGAGAAGTCCTGAAGGCCGCGGGTGCCGGCGCTGCGGCGAGTGAGAAGAAGGCCGAAGAATGGCGTAGCTGTACGGTTGAGGAGCGCCTGAGCCACGCGTTAGTAAAGGGCATAGATACCTATATCGACATTGACACTGAGGAGGCACGCGCAAAGCTAGGCCGCCCTTTGTTGGTTATCGAAGGCCCGCTCATGGCGGGCATGAGCGTCGTAGGTGATCTTTTCGGCGCAGGGAAGATGTTCTTGCCGCAAGTAGTAAAGTCTGCCCGAGTGATGAAGAAGGCGGTGGCGTATCTGACTCCATTTATGGAAGCTGAGAAGGCGGCGATGGCTGAGGCGGGTCAGGAAGTAAGAACGCAAGGGAAGATCGTGCTTGCAACGGTGAAAGGAGATGTTCACGACATCGGGAAGAACATCGTCGGCGTTGTCCTCGCATGCAACAACTACGAGGTTATCGACATGGGAGTGATGGTGCCGGCTGAGAAGATCCTTGAGCGTGCGAAGACGGAGGGGGCGGACATCATCGGCCTTAGCGGCCTGATAACGCCGTCACTCGACGAAATGGTGCATGTAGCACGTGAGATGGAGCGGCAGGGGTTCAAGCTGCCTCTCCTTATCGGCGGGGCAACGACGAGCCGCGCGCACACTGCGATCAAGATCGCTCCGCATTACGGCGAGCCCGTGGTGCATGTGCTGGACGCGAGCCGAGCAGTTCCGGTGACGACGAGTCTTTTGAGCGAAGAAAACAGGCCAGCCTTTGTTGAGCAGCATCGCGCCGAATATGCGGCGGTGCGCAAGGCTCACTCAGCGCCGCGCCAGCAGGTTGTATCAGTCCAAACTGCCCGCACGAGGCGGACCTCTATTGAGTGGCGTGCTGAAGATATTGCCAAACCTGCGTTTACCGGGGTTCGTGTGTTGGATAACTTCTCTTTGGCGAAGCTGCGCGAGTTCATTGATTGGTCGCCATTTTTCCACACCTGGGAGCTGAAGGGCGTGTATCCGCGCATCCTTGATGACGAGAAACAAGGCGCACAGGCCCGTCAGATCTTTTGTGAAGCCAATGCTCTTCTGGACAAGATCATTGAGCAAAATTTGATCACGGCGCGCGGCGTGTACGGGTTTTTCCCGGCCAACGCCGTGGGCGATGACATTGAGCTATATACAGACGACACACGCAGAGGGATGTTAGACCAGTTCCACTTCCTTCGGCAGCAAGCAAATCGAGAAGGCAGCGAGCCATGCAGGTCGCTTGCCGACTTCATTGCTCCAAAGGAAACAGGACTTCACGATTATGTCGGCGCCTTTGCTGTGACCAGTGGAATAGGGCTGGGGGAACTGCGCGATCGGTTTAAGTCTGAGCATGATGATTACAATGCAATCATGGCCGAGGCGATTGCCGATCGCTTGGCGGAGGCCTTTGCGGAATGCCTGCATAAGCGGGTCAGGGAAGAATGGGGCTACGGCTGCAGAGAGAATCTCAGCAATGCGGATCTCATTCAGGAAAAATACAGAGGGATCAGGCCCGCTCCTGGATATCCAGCGTGTCCGGATCATACGGAGAAGGGTACGATCTGGCGTTTGCTTGATGTGCAGGCGAATACCGGGATAGAGCTTACGGAGTCGTTCGCGATGTGGCCAGGGTCGAGCGTCAGTGGCCTCTACTTGGCTCATCCGGAATCGCGCTATTTCACTCTTGGTAAAATCGATCGCGACCAGGTTGCGGACTATCAGAAACGCAAAGGGATGAGCCTGGCAGAGGTGGAGCGATGGCTTGGACCTAATCTGAACTACGACCCAGCGGAGTAA
- a CDS encoding homocysteine S-methyltransferase family protein → MTTNSHPLKKILENRIAIIDGAMGTTIRTYGMKEADIRGERFKDSRKDLLNNGDLFSLTQPEMICDIHRRFLEAGADIIETNTFGATSIAQSEFFVDDPREHGGRKDPEFYQKIIDDRFLNNLAGEINEQSARQCREWADRIANQTGRQRFVAGAIGPLTVSLSNSPDADDPGFRVVTFDQVKTAYAQQVRGLIAGGSDLLLVETIFDSLNAKAALVAIREVFDEDGKELPVMISAAVGRGGETMISAQTVEAFWNAVEHAKPFSVGLNCSLGPDLMYPFLEDLSEKADVPISCYPNAGLPNPLSPTGFDLEPSDMARYLGDFARGGLINIAGGCCGNTPEHIAAIAKALEGQPPRKLWNSAVEAYASESRP, encoded by the coding sequence ATGACGACAAATAGCCATCCTCTCAAGAAGATCCTCGAGAACCGAATCGCCATCATCGATGGAGCCATGGGAACAACGATCCGCACCTACGGAATGAAGGAAGCCGATATCCGGGGTGAGCGCTTCAAGGATTCCAGAAAGGATCTGCTGAATAACGGCGATCTGTTTTCTCTGACCCAGCCCGAAATGATTTGCGACATCCATCGCCGCTTCCTGGAGGCAGGGGCGGACATCATCGAGACGAACACATTCGGTGCGACCAGTATCGCCCAGAGCGAATTTTTTGTGGATGATCCTCGCGAGCACGGGGGACGAAAAGATCCTGAGTTTTATCAGAAGATCATTGATGATCGATTCCTCAACAATCTGGCTGGGGAGATTAATGAGCAGTCGGCACGGCAATGTCGTGAGTGGGCTGATCGCATCGCCAACCAGACAGGGCGTCAACGGTTCGTAGCTGGGGCGATCGGCCCGCTGACGGTCTCGCTCTCGAACTCGCCAGATGCTGATGATCCGGGCTTCCGTGTCGTTACGTTCGATCAAGTGAAAACCGCATACGCGCAACAAGTGCGCGGTCTCATTGCGGGTGGTTCGGATCTTTTGCTGGTCGAGACAATCTTCGATTCACTGAACGCGAAGGCGGCACTCGTGGCCATACGCGAGGTATTTGATGAGGACGGCAAGGAATTGCCAGTCATGATTTCGGCGGCAGTAGGACGTGGTGGCGAGACGATGATATCAGCGCAGACGGTTGAGGCCTTCTGGAACGCTGTGGAGCACGCGAAACCGTTCTCTGTGGGGCTCAATTGTTCTCTCGGCCCCGATCTGATGTACCCATTTCTGGAAGACCTTTCGGAGAAGGCGGATGTGCCGATCTCCTGCTATCCGAATGCAGGTTTGCCGAATCCGCTCTCGCCGACTGGGTTCGATTTGGAGCCTTCGGACATGGCGCGGTATCTGGGTGACTTTGCGCGCGGTGGATTGATCAATATTGCCGGCGGCTGCTGCGGCAACACGCCGGAGCACATCGCGGCAATCGCCAAGGCGCTTGAAGGCCAGCCTCCGCGAAAACTTTGGAACTCCGCTGTGGAGGCCTACGCCAGCGAGAGCCGACCATGA
- a CDS encoding beta-L-arabinofuranosidase domain-containing protein produces MNKTSRRTFLKASAAAAGSMLLARKTELGYAAVAKDAIVPTLSQFEYSEVRLLDGTALEQFNANHAFFLALDDNRLLKPFRQRAGLPAPGEDMGGWYTFSDEFDPPKNMTGYIPGHTFGQYLSGLARAYAVTGSKPTQEKVQRLVRGFAPTVTGKFYVDYPLPAYTFDKTNCGLIDAHQFAADPQALAVLNHATDAVLPFLPEKALTRAEQNARPHKNIAFTWDETYTLPENLYLAYKRGAGDRYQQLAARYLQNKDYFDPLADGKNVLPGEHAYSHVNALCSAFQAYLSTGNEKYLRAARNGFDFVRTTQSFATGGWGPDETFRAPGSGEMGESLAQTHASFETPCGAYGHFKVTRYLLRATGDSRYGDSMERVLYNTIFGAKPLLEDGTTFYYSDYNNTASKFYHQDKWPCCSGTFPQITADYGISSYFRSARGVYVNLYIPSRVTWMQNGVRTSLIQKTSYPDVPETSLEVNVDRLSSFVVALRIPQWAGPGTTITVNGARFASDLKPGAFLPIDRSWKSGDRIEISFDMPTQLEAIDPQHPNTVALLKGPLALFATGDLSAKASKAQLLGVRQFARGSSDWIVETGAERMTMKTFPAIKDEKYRLYHEVNS; encoded by the coding sequence ATGAATAAGACTTCAAGAAGAACATTTCTTAAAGCGAGCGCCGCTGCTGCCGGGAGTATGCTATTGGCGCGCAAGACCGAGCTTGGGTACGCTGCCGTGGCTAAAGATGCCATCGTTCCGACGCTGTCACAGTTTGAGTATTCCGAAGTGCGATTGCTGGACGGGACTGCTTTGGAGCAATTCAATGCGAATCACGCATTCTTTCTGGCTCTCGATGACAACAGGTTGCTGAAACCATTTCGCCAGCGTGCCGGGCTACCTGCACCGGGTGAGGATATGGGAGGCTGGTACACCTTCTCTGATGAGTTCGATCCACCAAAGAATATGACCGGGTATATTCCCGGCCACACTTTCGGACAGTATCTCTCCGGACTGGCGAGGGCTTATGCCGTTACGGGCTCTAAGCCAACACAGGAGAAAGTGCAGCGCCTGGTGCGCGGCTTTGCCCCGACGGTTACAGGCAAATTTTATGTCGACTATCCACTGCCTGCTTACACCTTCGACAAGACGAATTGTGGTTTGATTGATGCTCACCAGTTTGCCGCTGATCCGCAAGCGCTGGCGGTTCTGAATCACGCGACGGATGCTGTGCTGCCCTTCTTGCCGGAAAAGGCGCTCACACGCGCCGAGCAGAACGCGCGACCACACAAAAACATTGCTTTTACCTGGGATGAGACTTACACGCTGCCGGAAAATCTCTACCTTGCATACAAACGCGGTGCGGGAGATCGCTATCAACAATTGGCCGCACGCTATCTTCAAAACAAGGACTACTTCGATCCGTTGGCTGATGGCAAGAATGTGCTTCCTGGCGAGCACGCGTATAGCCACGTAAATGCGCTGTGTTCTGCGTTTCAGGCTTATCTTTCAACCGGGAACGAGAAATATCTTCGCGCTGCGAGAAATGGCTTCGATTTTGTAAGAACAACACAGAGCTTTGCGACCGGGGGATGGGGGCCAGATGAGACATTCCGTGCGCCGGGTAGCGGCGAGATGGGTGAAAGTCTCGCGCAAACGCACGCCAGCTTTGAGACTCCTTGCGGGGCATACGGTCATTTCAAGGTGACCAGATATTTGCTGCGTGCGACCGGAGACAGCCGCTACGGCGACAGCATGGAGCGAGTTCTATACAACACCATTTTTGGGGCAAAGCCGCTGCTTGAAGATGGAACGACCTTTTACTATTCGGATTACAACAATACCGCCTCGAAGTTTTACCACCAGGATAAGTGGCCGTGCTGCTCGGGCACATTCCCGCAAATTACCGCCGACTACGGCATCAGTTCGTATTTCCGTAGCGCACGCGGCGTGTATGTCAACCTGTATATCCCGTCGAGAGTTACCTGGATGCAGAATGGCGTTCGCACGTCGCTGATCCAAAAGACCAGTTATCCAGATGTTCCCGAAACTTCGCTTGAAGTGAATGTGGATCGACTCTCGTCGTTTGTAGTCGCCTTGCGTATTCCTCAATGGGCCGGGCCGGGAACAACGATTACAGTGAATGGCGCGCGTTTCGCTTCCGACCTTAAGCCGGGAGCCTTCCTTCCTATTGATCGCAGTTGGAAGAGTGGCGACCGCATCGAAATCAGCTTTGATATGCCGACGCAGCTAGAGGCGATCGACCCGCAGCATCCTAATACTGTGGCCCTGCTTAAGGGTCCTCTCGCCCTCTTTGCTACGGGGGATCTCTCGGCGAAAGCTTCAAAAGCACAGCTTCTTGGCGTTCGTCAGTTCGCTCGCGGTTCAAGCGACTGGATTGTAGAAACCGGGGCGGAGCGAATGACCATGAAGACCTTTCCAGCGATCAAAGACGAGAAGTACAGGCTCTATCACGAAGTAAATAGCTAG
- a CDS encoding beta-galactosidase has protein sequence MLAGYGQAQNQTQVRIDKASGQLLIQGKPFLIPGGELGNSSAGAAAQADQILPSMAKLNLNTVLMPVAWEQIEPQEGIVDFNILDHWIDVAR, from the coding sequence TTGCTAGCTGGTTATGGTCAGGCTCAAAACCAGACGCAGGTTCGAATAGACAAAGCTAGCGGGCAGCTTCTGATTCAAGGCAAGCCATTCCTTATCCCGGGCGGCGAGTTGGGCAACTCGTCAGCCGGGGCTGCGGCACAGGCCGATCAAATTCTGCCTTCGATGGCGAAGCTGAACCTGAATACCGTTCTCATGCCAGTTGCGTGGGAACAGATAGAGCCTCAGGAAGGCATCGTCGATTTCAATATTCTGGATCACTGGATCGACGTTGCGCGCTAA
- a CDS encoding acetylxylan esterase produces the protein MNTELQRFHRGRQVHRSTWVTGQHLFGCSAIAIALLFSIASRAQSTTVSTPVTFTADQDHQNMMDQLGIKALRPGPSGDEKAPNHANYDESKANPFPTLPDPLTLNDGEKVTTAKMWWEKRRPEIVDMYEKYVYGRVPHDVPKVTWTVNAIDHEMIGFNPVIAKDLIGQVDNSSYPEISVKIHMTLVLPAAARGPVPVLMMFGRAGFPSPNEPSADDMDRVNKAWKTLLVQQDPSLKEVFEQHPAWDLVKPTPFQFPQRNEDGDSPNTWQLIAAGWGFVLFDPASVQADNGAGITRGIIGLVNKGQPRKPENWGALRAWAWGASRGLDYLETDPAVDAKHVGIEGVSRYGKAALVTMAFDQRFAMVLVGSSGKGGATPLRRNYGEAVESLTGGEYYWMAGNFMKYGASEATFGTKTPGDIPVDSNELIALCAPRLTFISYGIPEKGDAHWLDHEGSFMATVDASRVFELLGAKGLKVEGDYHTAKMPPVNQGILDGQLAWRQHDGGHTDAPNMKWFIQWADKFIGHTPPQ, from the coding sequence ATGAACACTGAGCTACAACGCTTTCATCGAGGACGACAAGTACATCGATCGACGTGGGTGACCGGCCAGCATCTCTTTGGATGTTCTGCCATTGCTATCGCTCTACTGTTTTCAATTGCGTCCCGTGCCCAGAGCACGACCGTGTCCACTCCGGTCACATTCACTGCGGATCAGGATCATCAGAACATGATGGACCAACTCGGTATCAAGGCGCTTCGGCCCGGTCCAAGCGGAGACGAAAAGGCTCCCAATCATGCTAACTATGACGAGTCCAAGGCAAACCCATTTCCGACTCTCCCCGATCCGCTGACGCTCAATGATGGCGAGAAGGTAACGACAGCCAAGATGTGGTGGGAGAAACGTCGACCGGAAATCGTTGACATGTACGAGAAGTACGTCTACGGGCGAGTTCCGCATGATGTGCCCAAGGTGACATGGACGGTCAACGCAATCGATCACGAAATGATTGGCTTCAACCCCGTCATCGCAAAGGATCTGATCGGGCAGGTGGACAATTCTTCCTACCCCGAGATCAGCGTAAAAATTCACATGACCCTTGTATTGCCTGCTGCCGCAAGAGGCCCAGTCCCGGTTTTAATGATGTTTGGCCGGGCCGGCTTCCCGTCTCCCAACGAGCCCTCGGCGGATGACATGGACCGCGTCAACAAAGCCTGGAAGACATTACTCGTGCAGCAGGACCCGTCTCTCAAGGAAGTGTTCGAACAGCACCCAGCGTGGGATCTGGTCAAGCCCACACCTTTCCAGTTTCCGCAACGAAACGAAGATGGCGACTCGCCGAATACGTGGCAGTTGATTGCGGCAGGATGGGGATTTGTGCTGTTCGACCCCGCGAGCGTTCAGGCTGACAACGGCGCGGGGATCACGCGAGGCATCATTGGGCTTGTGAACAAAGGACAGCCGCGCAAGCCCGAGAATTGGGGCGCGTTGCGCGCGTGGGCATGGGGAGCCAGCCGCGGACTCGACTACCTTGAAACGGATCCTGCTGTAGACGCGAAACACGTTGGCATCGAAGGCGTCTCGCGTTATGGCAAGGCCGCACTTGTGACAATGGCCTTCGACCAGCGATTTGCAATGGTGCTGGTTGGCTCGTCTGGCAAGGGTGGAGCCACCCCCCTGCGCCGCAACTATGGAGAAGCAGTGGAAAGCCTGACAGGGGGCGAATATTACTGGATGGCCGGCAACTTCATGAAGTATGGCGCATCCGAAGCAACATTCGGCACCAAAACGCCGGGGGATATTCCTGTCGATTCCAATGAACTGATTGCGCTCTGCGCCCCGCGTCTCACATTTATCAGTTATGGCATCCCCGAAAAAGGTGATGCGCATTGGCTCGATCATGAGGGAAGCTTCATGGCAACAGTCGACGCGAGCAGGGTGTTTGAACTTCTAGGCGCAAAGGGTCTGAAAGTAGAAGGAGACTATCACACAGCAAAGATGCCGCCAGTAAATCAGGGCATTCTTGATGGTCAACTTGCCTGGCGGCAGCATGACGGCGGCCACACCGACGCGCCCAATATGAAGTGGTTTATCCAGTGGGCCGACAAGTTCATCGGCCACACACCTCCGCAGTAG
- a CDS encoding TonB-dependent receptor, whose amino-acid sequence MKRVYLFGFLLFAIVIFSLQSAQAQFSGTITGEVQDPSGSLLPNVRLVLTKTDTGEQRTATSNASGVYQFVSLAPGNYDLMASASGFAQLHSAIVLQTGQTLDFPVKLAVGQATQTIEVSTEAPVIDTADTRLQETLSTQTLSSLPLAGRNMISLVTLAPGVSGLGVTSNGSPGSGRDNYSTETQVDASANGQGAVGNMYVVDGLDVTSSIRPGVLNMTPNPDSIQETSIQTNIYNVDYGRASSIQMTMTTKSGTNTYHGNASDYFTYQGWLAGTEFSKKYAPFHSNNISATIGGPIIPHRNAGFFFFAIEPLRSSAAVSNNITFEDPAFTAFAQSTFPNTIGTQLLTTYPVSKVNDITVASTAAALYPDTCGTPATNNLPCGLAMIDTGNYTDSAYRNGTQYNIRVDKDFAKDRLYGTFYRTTLSTNGVNQRAAFNTTSTFSQYAIQVNETHTFSPSTLNEASFAAMRVEGVQPAKGLFSVPVVNVTGIGSGFGAGFAQGDFIQHNYHWRDVLTHTIKSHVIKVGYEGLFGDDVEIFNGPYDQPTFQFNSLLDLAKDNVYTETGLAYNPLAGERDQYNWNAAGVTNGVFAEDTWRVKPNLTVNFGLRWDDFGNPWSRSANTAFSNFYYGPGQTLQEQTANGILIRHNHALNRAITDVFSPRGGVAWDVMGDSKWLVKGGAGFFHNWPTLANLQEQYRGNPPGDIFPTFYGGQTPAPVFGFGTSNEKPFNFPAPDVSAYTLNAKGGINGLQFGIGGIDPNLHSPVTYTYSASLEHPLSSALAASIAYSGATGRSLLSGGGQVYNVSYGQNINELPGDLIIHNSLTPTRLNTSFGPVLYTQNDRESNYNALILSLRGRFKRAFFTASYTHSASQDDTQVYPTYINPHQFYGPSLWDVPNRFSLGWNYQFPDVNGGRGLVGRIASGWQISGTTILQDGTPIFVSTNAAFAPITDASGAYTGYATGSGDYNADGDNFDFPNVTSYHYPNGRHDYLQGIFTQDNFPQPSFGSEGNERYNAFRGPGFEEWDTSFMKNTAITERVSLQLRFEFYNLFNRPNLNTVDTNLPDGNFGKATGQYTPRYLQVGANIIF is encoded by the coding sequence ATGAAACGCGTGTATTTGTTTGGGTTCCTTTTGTTTGCGATTGTCATTTTCTCGTTGCAGAGCGCGCAAGCACAATTCAGCGGCACGATCACGGGAGAAGTCCAGGATCCCAGCGGCTCTCTCCTCCCGAATGTAAGGCTGGTCCTCACTAAAACCGATACTGGAGAGCAGAGAACCGCTACATCAAACGCTTCCGGTGTGTATCAGTTTGTGAGCCTGGCTCCCGGAAATTATGACCTGATGGCCAGCGCCTCTGGGTTCGCGCAGTTGCATAGTGCGATCGTGCTGCAGACGGGCCAAACGCTGGATTTTCCCGTCAAGCTTGCGGTCGGTCAAGCAACGCAGACGATCGAAGTCTCCACGGAAGCTCCGGTAATTGACACCGCTGACACGCGTTTGCAGGAAACGTTATCAACACAGACACTCTCATCTTTACCGCTTGCGGGCCGCAACATGATCTCTCTAGTCACGCTTGCTCCGGGGGTAAGCGGCCTGGGTGTAACCAGCAACGGCAGTCCGGGGTCTGGACGCGACAACTATTCGACAGAGACGCAGGTGGATGCCAGCGCGAATGGCCAGGGAGCGGTGGGGAATATGTATGTCGTTGACGGTCTGGATGTCACGAGTTCCATCCGACCGGGCGTGTTGAACATGACGCCGAATCCCGATTCCATTCAGGAAACAAGTATTCAGACGAATATATATAACGTGGACTATGGCCGGGCAAGTTCGATACAGATGACGATGACCACGAAGTCCGGCACGAATACATATCACGGAAATGCCAGCGACTACTTCACGTATCAGGGTTGGCTGGCCGGCACTGAGTTCAGCAAGAAGTATGCGCCGTTTCACAGCAATAATATTTCGGCGACGATCGGGGGCCCCATCATTCCTCATCGCAACGCGGGCTTCTTCTTCTTCGCCATTGAGCCTTTACGGTCATCGGCCGCAGTGAGCAACAACATTACATTTGAAGACCCAGCCTTCACCGCGTTTGCTCAATCCACGTTCCCAAATACGATCGGAACGCAGTTGTTGACGACGTATCCAGTGAGCAAGGTGAATGATATAACCGTGGCGTCTACAGCGGCCGCGCTCTATCCAGACACCTGCGGTACTCCTGCAACGAACAATCTGCCGTGTGGTCTCGCCATGATCGATACAGGCAATTACACGGATTCTGCGTACAGGAACGGGACGCAGTACAACATACGGGTGGATAAGGACTTTGCGAAAGATCGTCTCTATGGGACTTTTTATCGGACGACACTGAGTACGAATGGCGTAAATCAGCGCGCGGCCTTTAATACGACGAGCACATTCAGTCAGTACGCGATTCAAGTGAACGAAACGCACACATTCAGCCCGTCGACTTTAAACGAAGCGTCTTTCGCCGCCATGCGAGTCGAGGGAGTCCAACCGGCAAAAGGGCTTTTTTCCGTTCCTGTTGTGAACGTTACGGGTATCGGATCGGGATTTGGCGCAGGATTTGCGCAGGGTGATTTTATTCAGCACAACTATCATTGGCGCGACGTGCTAACGCACACTATTAAATCTCACGTCATTAAGGTTGGTTACGAGGGATTGTTTGGCGATGACGTTGAGATTTTCAATGGCCCATACGATCAGCCAACATTCCAATTCAATAGCCTGCTTGATCTGGCAAAGGACAATGTCTATACCGAGACCGGTCTTGCCTACAATCCTTTAGCGGGCGAGCGCGATCAATACAATTGGAATGCAGCTGGCGTCACCAACGGGGTGTTTGCAGAAGATACATGGCGGGTCAAGCCCAACCTGACAGTCAACTTCGGCTTGCGGTGGGATGACTTCGGGAATCCCTGGTCAAGGAGCGCGAACACTGCCTTTTCGAACTTTTACTATGGGCCAGGCCAGACGCTGCAAGAGCAAACAGCAAATGGCATATTGATTCGTCATAATCATGCCCTTAATCGGGCTATCACGGATGTGTTCAGTCCGCGCGGCGGAGTTGCGTGGGATGTGATGGGAGACAGCAAGTGGCTGGTAAAGGGCGGAGCCGGATTCTTCCACAACTGGCCTACGCTGGCTAATCTGCAGGAGCAGTATCGTGGTAATCCTCCAGGAGATATCTTCCCGACCTTCTATGGTGGCCAGACTCCAGCGCCTGTATTCGGATTCGGCACCTCCAATGAGAAGCCCTTTAATTTCCCCGCACCGGATGTTTCCGCTTACACGTTGAATGCAAAAGGCGGAATCAATGGATTGCAGTTTGGTATTGGTGGTATCGATCCGAACCTGCACTCGCCCGTCACGTATACCTATTCCGCGTCTTTGGAACATCCGCTTTCATCCGCGCTGGCAGCCAGCATCGCCTATTCGGGTGCTACTGGCAGAAGCTTGCTGTCTGGCGGAGGACAGGTCTATAACGTCAGCTATGGGCAGAATATCAACGAACTTCCGGGCGACCTGATCATTCACAACAGCCTTACACCCACACGTCTAAATACCAGCTTTGGTCCTGTTCTCTATACGCAGAACGATAGAGAATCGAACTACAATGCGCTGATTCTTTCGCTGAGAGGGCGCTTCAAGCGAGCGTTTTTCACAGCTTCTTACACTCACTCAGCATCGCAGGATGACACACAGGTCTATCCGACCTACATCAATCCGCATCAGTTTTATGGCCCATCATTGTGGGATGTTCCCAATCGTTTTTCGCTCGGATGGAACTACCAATTCCCCGACGTGAATGGTGGACGGGGACTTGTTGGCCGAATCGCGAGCGGATGGCAGATAAGCGGCACCACCATCCTGCAGGACGGTACGCCGATCTTTGTGTCGACGAATGCTGCATTTGCTCCGATTACTGATGCAAGCGGAGCGTACACTGGCTACGCAACGGGAAGCGGTGATTACAACGCGGATGGGGACAACTTCGACTTTCCCAATGTGACCAGTTATCACTATCCCAATGGGCGGCACGATTACCTTCAGGGGATTTTCACGCAGGATAATTTTCCGCAACCCAGCTTTGGATCCGAGGGCAACGAACGCTACAACGCTTTCCGTGGCCCGGGGTTTGAGGAGTGGGACACCTCATTTATGAAGAACACTGCGATCACGGAGCGCGTCTCGCTACAGCTGCGCTTTGAGTTCTACAATTTGTTCAACCGGCCAAACCTCAACACTGTTGACACAAATCTTCCGGACGGAAACTTCGGAAAGGCCACTGGTCAATACACTCCTCGCTATCTTCAGGTTGGAGCCAACATTATCTTCTGA